In Cyclopterus lumpus isolate fCycLum1 chromosome 5, fCycLum1.pri, whole genome shotgun sequence, the genomic stretch aaataagcAATTTTATGGTAAAAGTCCTGCCTTCAAATTGCTCAAggaaaagtacaaaagtattataATTCCATAGGAAAAGATAAAGATACTGTCTACACAGAAAGGCCCATTTCAGAATTACATCACTAGTTTATAGTAAGGAAAGCAATAATGTTTCCATCACTGGactgttgcagctggtaaagatGGAGCTACTTtttcattactattattattatttaaatggttAACCGggtatttataataatacaccATATTATGGTATTAATTATcagaatctgcaaagtaactaaagctatcaaataaatgtagtagaATAGAAGTATCCAAgtacataaaaatacaatacctgagtaaatgtatttagttcTATTATATATCAGTTGTAATCACCTTGACAATCGAACAGAAAAGTTTAATTTGGTATATGTCACCAAGCTAAAAACAAGAATGGTTTTAAAGGGGCGACAACAATTTTCTTCAGGTAAACTCAGCTTTTAAACAAATCTTTTTATCAGGCCTAATGCAATGTTATCAAGAGTTCTTCTCAGTAGGATGCATATCTATCTCTTGACATGTACATTTCCTATTGTATGATACGAATATTTTGACTGCATCCAACTGGATGATGCCAGTACGGTTGTGTTCATAATCAGGGGACCTCATTCATTTGTATGGATCTTtggaggtgctgctggtgcaGGTTAGTAGTTTTTCCCTTGGCTATGTTTAAACACACATATGGTACTGATGCTGTTTTCCCATATACATTTTGTCTGAGGACCAAGTTAACAAAGTGAGTACATGTGATCGACAGAGTGCCGGATTCTTTGGTTCTTCTAAAAACAGGGTGTAGGGGCTTAAAGTCAGGACATTGTGATCTTTGCTGCTTTGATTTAGACCATTGTTCATCAGACTCTTGTAACAGTTTGAACGTGCAGATACAAAATTATTTACTTAAAATGTCTAAATGTGAGGCGTTCACTATCAACAGCAATGTGTGTATGTAGCTTTAGTATGTGGTGCTGAATGAAGAATATGCGGTACGACTTACTGGAGACTGATCAGGAGACCACGATATGAAGATCCACTCGTAGCCCTGTGCATTCTGGGAGTCAAGGCGGTATAGGATGTAGCAGGGCTCCTGGTCGTccaggagaggaagcaggaagtgatCATAATCCTGGTCCCAGCTCTTTTCTGGCTCTTTGTAGGCCCCAAGCACCAGCTGCTCTGAAAATCAGAGCACCACTCATCACATACCTTAGCCCCTATATACAGCACGCCCTTTACAGAGCACATTGACACTTACAGTGAAGTTAGACTATAGTCGTACATACAGTATTCATATTTCTAAGTACAGTATACAAACATCAATATCAATTCAGGTTGTGGCATTTAAATACAAACTACCAAACTGGTCTATCTtgtcaaaaaagaaacatttatttgGATCGTCAGGCTACAAAATAATTATAGTTTATCGTATATATAGTATTTGTAACATTTCAATAGCTTATTAGTTGAAGTAGTGAAAGAGAATATATTTAGATTAAAAGTGACACATGAACATATTCTCCTAAAAGTTTAGTTGAACTTGAACTCAACCTTTGCTATACAGGTTGAAACAGTTTGTTGGCAGACTATCCAAATATGTACTTGCCAAAATCAGTTATCAACCttaatatcttttattttggtcAAATACAGGTGCAACTAAAATTGATGTTCATTTTGATTAAAGATCAAAGTATTGGTCACCTTGACATGTCAGTAAAtagtaaaatatttaattatcttAAGTCTGAGGGGAAACCTTGAAATATCTTTGATTTGTCCGACCAACAGTTGAAATTTACAGTGGTCAATTTACCTTGTTTACAAAACAGAGAAGAGAAGTTAGAACCTGAagaagtttggcatttttggTTGATTATGAAAATATTCCCCTAATGACTAATTGGTTGACTATTTTATTTTGGCACCATTTCTCGTGTAAACTCATTTAGTCAGACTGAGGTCTCACTGTTTGCTCCATGTGCTGCGGTGAAAGAAGGAATAGACTAACTTCTGATTGATTTCTGACTGACAGGATGAGGTTAAACGTCTCAATGGAATCGACAAAACCAAACAAGAAACGACCGAACTAGCTTGGAAATCACAAAACATACACAGAAGTCTGAAGTCCTTGTGGGGTGCAGGGGGATTTCCTGACCATCTCTTGGGGCTTGTTGCTATTCTGAGCCACAACACATTCcagctacacgcacacacacacacacacactttctgtcagaCATTCTCTCTACATCCCTGTTTTATAGGTCTGTATTAGTATTAGACTGTATGTAATGACTCACTTTAGGGATATTTTTTCCTTCATGTTCagaacaatgaaataaaatcatAAGTTCACCAGTTTGGTAAGAGCAAACCAAGTGGCATGCCAAAAACAGCGGTGATGAAATCACCCAGAATGATCTTGTTTCTCTTTTGACATTGAAACGAACACGAGTGCCACTGGGCAGCAGCGAGCAAACACGGTTGCGTCACACTTTGCTCAAAATAGCCAAGTGACGCCTGGAAAGACCACAGGGCTGCAGCAAGTCAAACAGGCCTGCCAGTCTTTTTGCTTTGCGACTGCGCGTCTCTGTAGCACCAAGCTTATCTTTGTCGACATTAATACTTCAAATATGAGACTAAATATTTGATATGAGAGGCACAGCTCACAAAGATAGCCCCAGAATGCATCAGTCACGAATCAGATACGTGTCAGACCAAAACAAGATAACACCTTCATAATCTGCTATCTAGAGACCTATTACACTGATGTCTGCTCCACAATCCTCTTTTCCTAGAAGTTCGATAAAGTCCATAGTAGTGGATTAGCAACTTTGTTTTGGGTTCGTGGCCCCTGAATACAAAGATTGTGATGACTCGACAAAAAATGAACATGATGATATGTTTTCGATgtcctgtacacacactgtacacattggtgttctttggggtcaatttgaccccaggCTGTTTTAGctgtataaaacataaaataaatatcaacattttacacacatttgttttggttgtttttgatGATATTGAGGTCACTTTAGCATGCAATTTTTTAATCTTCAAAACACTTTAGGGCCCTAACCTAACATAACCATAGGTGGAGTAGTGCGAGAACCACTGACAATTCACATGAGGTGGCGCAAACATAAAACAAGTTTGCACCACAGCGTTCCATTTGTCTTGGTGCTCTGTGTGCTCTTTATTTTTGCTCTCTCTCAACTGGAAAATGACTTCTAAGGAAAGGTTTTCTGTCAACGAGGTGTTGTCACATCCCTTTGACCaagtgacagagaggagaacgtgtCTGAGACAGAGGTCCCTGATTATGAGGCATCCTCCTCTGATGAAAATGAGACTCagtgttgaccctcctgttgtctcTCAACCACCAGCAAACACACAACCTTCCAAAAATGGAAAGTTATTATGGTCCGTCTCCCCACTTGAACAACAGGGTCGACTTAGTGCTGCTAATGTCATCAAAATGGTTCCAGGTCCACCAGAGACGCTGTCATCCATGTCCAGGACATACAATCAGCATTTAAGCTCTTCATAATACCACCAATCGAAAAGGATATACTTGTGTTGACAAATTTAGAGGGGAGGGGCGTGTATGGGGACAGTTGGGAAGACTTGCATGTGACCCACTTGCAAGCCTTCATTGGGCTGCTCATTCTGGCCGCAGTCAAAAGGTGAAGCAACAGCAAACATTTGGCCTGCTGACACTGGAAGGGCAATATTTCCAGCCACCATGTCTCTAAACACATTCCATGTTTTCTCCCGTGTCATACGCTTTGATGACAGATAAACAAGTCCGAGCCAACGAGAGAGTGACAAAGTCAcagcattatgggatgtatgGCACAAGCGGGTTCAGCGATTAAACTGAAATTACCTATAAAATCCTTCTACATTTTTGAAATGATGTTGGttgggtcaaattgaccccgAACATCATTGATGTTAAAATTATTGATAAAAGAAATTGATTTACATTCCAAATGTTATAGATAACAAAAATATGTACTTAGAAATAATGTGACGCCATTAAAACACCAACAAGATATCTCTTTCCACATTTAGGTCAatctgtgaggggggggggggggggttaaagggcTATTTAGgtagtcaacaaacaaacatgaagtaCCTGACACTTAAACTTGGGAAACAAtttgaattataataattttctGTAGGTTTAAATTGCTGGGGTCAAATTGACTCCAAGGTTAGAAGATGTTAGGTAACAGGAGGGTTAAGCCACAGTTCATGTTTTTAGGATAAAAGAGAGTGTTGGAGActgacacagtcacacactcgtAGCCACAATGCAAATATCTACCAAAGTTTCTACGTGACTGTCTTCGAATGCCCTGAGGAAGACTGTCATgttgaaacaaaatgtttaaatatttgttgCACCGTGGCTATGAGTGTGTGACTATTTTCCTAACACTGCTCATGTTTAACCATGACACTAAAGTCCCAAAGCCACCAAGGTACGTATTACCACAATGAACACTATTTTAGTTTAACCCAAACAAAGATGGTATCTTGAATAACACATTATTGCTCAATTTCTAAGATGTGAAACTTGTACAATCAGTTATCTTAGTTGATAGTAAAGTTACattgtatttaacctttttttatatttaaagaaaacattttttttcttggttACAACAAGCAGCTTAAATATAtgtagaatagaatagaatatatgTTCCAACATAGTTAAAAGAGTTAaaatactccccccccccatagataaccagtatttatttttagaagaaaaaaagcaaaggtTAGTAAAGATACTTTTAAGGAAACATCATTTAGTATTTTCTATAATCATCCTGTGACCACTTGAGGTCACACTCACGACCCCCATGTTGGAAACCATTGATCAAAGCTTAAAGCTCATGTTTAAAGCTCATGGAAAAGGGACACGACTGGTCTGAAAACATTTTGAGCCACTGAAGCCACTGTTTTAGGTACAGATTAAATTATAAAGTAGTGGTTTCCAACAAGGGGTCCCAAAAAGAGGGGTCAACaaatgatgaatgaataaaatcaaACTATTTACATATTTGTCTCTTACACAAAACTGTAATTTGTCATGATTTCTTAAAAAAAGGTTCTTGTGAACACGGAATACGTTCACCTATAAATATCCTTCAAATGAAACAGAATAAACACTCCTTAACTGAACTATTCACACTTataagcgtctttgtgtgttttgaaaagcgctatataaatttgatgtattattattattattattattataacaacaaAGACCACAACTTGTGATTAGCGAGAACTGGTTTTCGCACGAGACAGTGATTTGTTCAGTGTAATTTGTAACATGACAAGTTCTGGAGAGTTGCCTAACAGATTGTGcaagatgtttattttttttttctcagactcAAAGCAGTCTGTGTATGCTATAAAACAAATAGGTGCTTtaaaacatactgaaacacaaaaCTAACATGATGGAGGATGTGTATCCACACATCCCGCTGAGACGCAGTCATCCCTGTGTTGGATTGCTCCCGGGTCACTCACCGTCTTGGATGCGCACCTTGATGAGGCGCACTGATCCACCTCTCGCCCTGGCCAGGAAGTCCCTCAGCTCCGGCGTCACCACTAGTGCGAGAAACATGGCGGGTCAGCAGTCTCTTCCTCCCGCCAAGCACTGCAGAAGGGGGGTGTTGTAAGACAGAAGACGAAGCAGACAGGACGGGAGCTCCACAGCACGGGGCCCCAAATATTCAGTCCAGCCAAGAGACACTGAAGTCCAACCAGAGGAACCTGTTGACGAAAACCTTCCTTCACTTCAGATGACGTGACTAAGTGCAGCTCTGACTGCTGGAGGAGAGGATCGCTGAGTGTGTCTGGACTCGCTGAGCGTGTGACGGTGTGTTCAGGGGCATCGCTCAAGTAACTAGGACAGTATCATGTGCGCACAGACAGGGAACCCGATCCCCTCGCTCCCAAATTTAGCTCTCTGACTGACAGGCCAGCATTGGGTAAGGGCTGTCACACACCCAACACAACACatcaggagctggaggaagagaCTTTGACCTGCAAACCTAATCACCAAATTTCTGAGCCAAGAACAATTCAAGTCGGCTGTAAGAAAGCTTTCGGTAGGATAGATTTCTGGGGGCAGACACCCCACTGAACTATTGTTTTACTGTTAACACCCGGAAGTTGAACGCGCTCATCTTTTAATTAGTTTCATCATGAACTGTTTGAGcgcaaagtgaaaaaaaagccGGCATTAGAGGATTGTGTAGTCTTTGGAAAGTTCACACAATTTTGCCTACACATAACTGTGAAGGTCGACAGATTGTGTAATATGATTTTGCTTGGCCATGTTGACGGCATTTTCCCAACCTCAGATCCACAAACTTACAACTGATTTTGCAAGGTTCCTACTTACTCAAAATAGTTTTAATTAGAAATCAAACATGAAAATGACACTGACAACTACAACTCATTATAAGcaagatttgttttttaaagaaagtaatATGAACTGGATAAATGACTACAAATGGTCTTAAGAGTTCTATTCTATTCTTACTTCTAAAATGTTATATAACTGTTATGGCCTAGATGCTGTATAATGTTTACGAGATTGTCTCAATGCTTCGGCTATTTTATACTGATGCCACTGTGAATCAGGATAAAAACATAAGACACATTTCAGTGGGTTTGGATGGattcattctttaaaaaaaagtgtggttGAACCAGTTAAATATGATTTGCATCATTGCATCTCTCCGTGACTTGTACACAATAATAAATTGACAAAACCAACATCTTACAAAGAAACAGTTTAATgttaaatagaaatataaaaaaagaatagacAAATTATCTATTTCTGAACACTACTTATTTACAATTAGAATTTAACAGCAACAAATCCTGTGAAATTTACATTGATGTGACTGTGCTGACCCCGCTGCTCCCTTTGGCCTTCAACAGAAGCTTTGCCTTTACTTTGTCGTCTTCAGTCATCGATGGTCGGGAGCCAAAATgcctgaaaaagaagaaagcattCTAAATGTTTCGTCACATTAGAACCATTTTGTAATTGCTGGTGTTTTTGTGGGCACTCGGTCCATGTTTCACACttcaagtatgtatgtatatctaATTTAGGTTCACGTTGTCTAGCGCACATGTAGATATAAGAATCTAAATCCCTTGTCGGCTGACAGCTGAAAACTGAGCTGTATGATGTGAAAAGCTCACTCAAGTTTCACGTGTGAACAGTTTTAGATGCAGGCATCAAGAGTGTGAAAAACATAACAAGAGTGTAATAAAGCGATGAAGAAGTTTGTTACGCCGATTGTTACTGTGAAAGGCTCCGTGTAGTGACATCAGATTACACATTTATTCACACTCTCATACAACAACTTTGATGACATGTTAAACCCCTATGCTCTGGGCCTGGGAGCACCACCTAGTGGGACGCGGATGTACAGCCAAaggaataaattaaataaaaactttaTTCTTTAAGATAATTCACAAAGCAAGCGATTTTTATAGTTAAATGTGCTCAAGAATTTAcaccctaaaaaaaacaaaaaaacatagtaATTCAAACAAAGCATTATTTTGTTGACCAGGTACATTTGAGTACTGCCACCATCTCAACACATCGTCACGCAGGAGACAAACGTTAACTTTTTGATGTTGCCTCGGACGCAGTGACACAGAATGTATcggtttttttaaactaaaaaagTGATACAGGAGACCAATAAAAGCTCCAAAGCGTGCGGTGAGGAATTATGACCCTTCATTTTAGAACCATGTTGTCTGCCAGTGATGGGTGAAGGTAAGCACAATATTTTTTGGGGGCATTATAGCTGAAAGAGGTCGAACACAAATTTACAGCctaatttagattttattttttgtcatgtTGAATGTTTTGTTAATAAGATACAAAAGGTTGAGTTTAACTACTTAATGCAGCTTCAAACATAATCATAAAGGAATCTTCTTGTGGACACCGCCACTCACCATGTTGGAGCAGGCACTTGCAAACGTCATGAACTTGGGGTTGAACTGCAAGCAGGTTATTGGTCCTGTGTGCTTTCCGTCTAATAAAGCCACCTTCATGCCGCTCTCTGCATTCCACACGTGGATCTTTCCGTCCTCAGAGCCtgaaaaatatgaacaaaacaaaaacaaatatgcaaTGAAAATTCtactatatttgtattaagaAATCAAATGGCTTGGGGCTTTTAATTGTGATTGTGATGAAACGCCTTACGTGAATGAATTAATGCATTTCCAAAAGTGAGAAACTTACCGATCATAACAAACTGTGAATCCGGAGTGAATGACGCCTCCAGTGTTACACATTTACTGTTATTGTAGCCCTGTGGGGGGAATTAACAGCCTCCATGAGCAATTATGTTATGCATATTTGTACTGCAAAAGAGAACAATTTGTTGAGAAGTTTTCAGAtcctaatataataataaaaaacacgaATGACAACTCAATAAATACATTGGAAAGTGTCATTGAACAGGTGGGATTTGACTGTCAGGGTTTTCCAAATTTGCTATTTTCACAAACACAATATCCTAAATGGCCGATGTAGATGTGAcgtctgtctttgtgtttcttttttaagtaaTACATGTTTTCACACAGTGCATTTCATCACTTACCCCAAAGGAATGTAGCACAGCACCCTTAAAAGCATCTAAGACACGAAGGGCTCCACCATTTGTCGAAAGAAGAATGAGTTTTCCGTCATTGCTAAACTTGAGTCCTGTCCACTCGCACGTCCGGTCGTACTGAAGCTTGAAGGTTGCAAAGGGACCCTGTTGACGAGAGGCGCAGTGAATATTTGGCTCCCATTAAAGtaaagctattttattttacgtTTCTTATCAAACTTACCTTGTCAAACGACCGCAGATCATAAAGTTTAACCATCTCTGAATTTATTCCTGCAGCAAAAATTAAACCTTCTGGATCAAAGGAGCACACTGGCTTCCCCTGCAGGTGCATCAAACCCTAAAATTGACAAATGACGAGACGGTCAATATCAGctatatcctttttttttttttttttacaatttcatattacatattaatgcAAAAAGAGTGGATGGATGCTCactaaattacaaaaaaacagacTCACCTGGCAGTTAGGTGACCGCAAATCCCACAATCTGATTGTTTTATCCGACGAGCCAGAAATAAATGTGTCGTCCACaggagacatggagagagatGTGACTCT encodes the following:
- the wdr82 gene encoding WD repeat-containing protein 82, yielding MKLTDNVLRSFRVAKVFRENSDKINCFDFSSNGESIISSSDDDSLVLYDCQEGKPKRTLYSKKYGVDLIRYTHAANTVVYSSNKIDDTIRYLSLHDNKYIRYFPGHNKRVTSLSMSPVDDTFISGSSDKTIRLWDLRSPNCQGLMHLQGKPVCSFDPEGLIFAAGINSEMVKLYDLRSFDKGPFATFKLQYDRTCEWTGLKFSNDGKLILLSTNGGALRVLDAFKGAVLHSFGGYNNSKCVTLEASFTPDSQFVMIGSEDGKIHVWNAESGMKVALLDGKHTGPITCLQFNPKFMTFASACSNMAFWLPTIDD